One part of the Eptesicus fuscus isolate TK198812 chromosome 2, DD_ASM_mEF_20220401, whole genome shotgun sequence genome encodes these proteins:
- the NSD2 gene encoding histone-lysine N-methyltransferase NSD2, with the protein MEFSVTKGAFPAQEVVKYMRMKQAPEVLGSTAGKPAGCEVNRECSVFLGKAQLSATLQEGVMQKFNGHDALPFLPAEKLKDLTSRVFNGEPGAHDAKLRFEPQETKGAETPPNTTPIKNGSPEIKLKITKTYMNGKPLFESSICGDGAAAAAQPEGNGPEPEGKARRSRKRSTKYASAPEQGLVEAAAGAEVASPSDRKVPAKKEPCPSTGRDRDHLLRYSVGDLVWAKVSGYPWWPCMVSADPLLHSYTKLKGQRKSARQYHVQFFGDTPERAWIFEKSLAAFQGEEQFEKLCQESARQAPTKAERIKLLKPISGKLRAQWETGLLQAAAAAAMPVEERRAKFTFLYVGGQLHLNPHAAREAGLAVEVPGAALGPAGVPGGAAGDPGSWREEGGPVKRRRRARLGRAAESQDGGPGAGTTTPPKVAEASSQRGLGSPPRRRKAAASMPRGRKGDAASQFLVFCQRHRDEVMAEHPDASREEIEELLGSQWSMLSEKQKARYNTKFAVRAASPSEDDSGNLHGKRRTHPKRTQDPAGDAELEETPRKRLRADKQGLRKRGTIADRTSRTGSCKAAEAVSSLKSQAATKHLSDACKPLKKRSRTPAAASSALAFSKSSSPSASLTENEVSDGMGDEPSESPDESADETQTEVSVSSKKSERGLTARKEHVCQLCEKPGRLLLCEGACCGAFHLSCLGLPRPPEAGFICSECVSGIHSCFVCKESAADTRRCAVPQCGKFYHEACVRKFALTVFEGRGFRCPLHSCVSCHASHPSSSRTTKGKMMRCVRCPVAYHGGDACLAAGCLVVTSHSIVCTAHFTARKGKRHHAHVNVSWCFVCSKGGSLLCCESCPAAFHPDCLSIDMPDGSWFCSDCRAGKRLHHQDIVWVKLGNYRWWPAEVCHPKNVPPNIQKMKHEIGEFPVFFFGSKDYYWTHQARVFPYMEGDRGSRYQGVSGIGRVFKNALQEAEARFREIKLQREARETQESERKPPPYKHIKVNKPYGKVQIYTADISEIPKCNCKPTDESPCGLDSECLNRMLMFECHPQVCPAGEACQNQSFSKRQYPETKIVRTDGKGWGLVATRDIRKGEFVNEYVGELIDEEECMARIKHAQENDITHFYMLTIDKDRIIDAGPKGNYSRFMNHSCQPNCETLKWTVNGDTRVGLFAVCDIPAGTELTFNYNLDCLGNEKTVCRCGAPNCSGFLGDRPKTSAALSSEDKGKKTRKKGRRRRTKGEGKKQSEDECFRCGDGGQLVLCDRKSCTKAYHLSCLGLGKRPFGKWVCPWHHCDVCGKPSASFCHLCPNSFCKEHHDATALRSTADGRSYCCEHDSGTESAAGAEAESPFPEPRRPQGRRRRRCWRRVTEGK; encoded by the exons ATGGAATTTAGCGTCACAAAAGGTGCTTTTCCCGCTCAGGAAGTTGTCAAGTACATGAGGATGAAGCAGGCGCCGGAAGTCCTTGGCAGCACCGCCGGGAAGCCTGCGGGCTGTGAGGTGAACCGCGAGTGCTCCGTGTTCCTGGGCAAGGCCCAGCTGTCCGCCACCCTGCAGGAGGGCGTCATGCAGAAGTTCAACGGCCACGACGCGCTCCCCTTCCTCCCGGCGGAGAAGCTGAAAGACCTGACCTCCCGCGTGTTTAATGGAGAACCTGGTGCCCACGACGCCAAACTGCGTTTTGAGCCCCAGGAAACGAAGGGGGCTGAGACCCCGCCTAACACTACCCCCATCAAAAACGGCTCTCCGGAAATCAAACTGAAAATCACCAAGACCTACATGAATGGGAAACCGCTCTTTGAGTCTTCCATTTGTGGAGACGGCGCAGCTGCTGCGGCCCAGCCCGAAGGAAATGGAccagagccagagggaaaggcgaggaggagcaggaagaggagcaCCAAGTACGCCTCGGCGCCAGAGCAGGGCCTCGTCGAAGCAGCTGCGGGGGCCGAGGTCGCCAGCCCCTCGGACAGGAAG gTTCCAGCTAAGAAAGAGCCCTGCCCCAGCACGGGCAGAGACAGGGACCACCTGCTGAGATACAGCGTGGGCGACTTGGTGTGGGCCAAGGTGTCAGGCTACCCCTGGTGGCCCTGCATGGTGTCCGCCGACCCGCTCCTGCACAGCTACACCAAGCTCAAAG GTCAGAGAAAGAGCGCGCGCCAGTATCACGTCCAGTTCTTCGGCGACACCCCCGAGAGAGCGTGGATATTCGAGAAGAGCCTGGCAGCGTTCCAAGGGGAGGAGCAGTTTGAGAAGCTGTGCCAGGAGAGTGCCAGGCAGGCGCCCACGAAGGCGGAGAGAATCAAG cTGCTGAAGCCCATTTCAGGGAAGTTGAGGGCCCAGTGGGAGACGGGCCTCTTGCAAGCAGCTGCCGCAGCCGCCATGCCGGTCGAGGAGCGGAGAGCCAAGTTCACCTTCCTGTATGTGGGCGGCCAGCTGCACCTGAACCCGCACGCGGCCcgggaggcaggcctggctgtggagGTGCCCGGGGCTGCGCTGGGGCCCGCAGGAGTCCCCGGAGGAGCCGCTGGGGACCCCGGGTCCTGGAGAGAAGAGGGCGGCCCTGTCAAGAGAAGGCGGAGAGCCAGGCTGGGTCGTGCTGCCGAGAGCCAGGACggtggccctggggcagggacgACGACTCCTCCAAAGGTGGCTGAGGCCAGCTCCCAGAGAGGCCTGGGGTCTCCgcccaggaggaggaaggccGCGGCCTCCATGCCGCGCGGCAGGAAGGGCGACGCTGCGTCCCAGTTCCTGGTCTTCTGCCAGAGGCACCGGGACGAG GTGATGGCTGAGCACCCAGACGCCTCCAGGGAGGAGATCGAGGAGCTGCTGGGGTCGCAGTGGAGCATGCTGAGCGAGAAGCAGAAAGCCCGCTACAACACCAAGTTTGCCGTCCGGGCAGCGTCCCCCTCCGAGGACGACTCTG GTAACTTACATGGGAAAAGAAGAACCCACCCGAAGAGGACTCAGGACCCTGCAGGAGACGCTGAGTTGGAGGAGACACCCAGGAAAAGACTCCGGGCGGACAAGCAGGGTCTCCGGAAG agagGGACCATTGCAGACAGAACATCCCGAACAGGCTCCTGCAAGGCCGCTGAGGCCGTGTCCTCCCTGAAGAGCCAGGCAG CAACGAAGCACCTGTCTGACGCGTGCAAACCGCTGAAGAAGCGGAGCCGGACACCTGCAGCCGCGTCCTCGGCGCTCGCCTTTAGCAAGAGctcatctccctctgcctccttaaCCGAGAACGAG GTCTCGGACGGCATGGGCGACGAGCCCTCGGAGTCCCCGGACGAAAGTGCAGACGAAACGCAGACCGAGGTGTCCGTCTCCTCAAAAAAGTCGGAGCGCGGCCTCACGGCCAGGAAGGAGCACGTGTGCCAG CTGTGCGAGAAGCCCGGCCGCCTCCTGCTCTGCGAGGGCGCCTGCTGCGGCGCCTTCCACCTCTCCTGCCTCGGGCTGCCCCGGCCGCCGGAAGCGGGGTTCATCTGCAGCGAGTGTGTCTCAG GGATTCACTCGTGCTTCGTGTGCAAGGAGAGCGCGGCGGACACCAGGCGCTGCGCCGTGCCGCAGTGCGGGAAGTTCTACCACGAGGCCTGCGTGCGCAAGTTCGCCCTGACGGTGTTCGAGGGCCGGGGCTTCCGGTGCCCTCTGCACAGCTGCGTGAGCTGCCACGCCTCCCACCCCTCCAGCTCGCGCACCACGAAAG GTAAAATGATGCGGTGCGTGCGCTGCCCCGTCGCCTACCACGGCGGGGACGCCTGCCTGGCGGCCGGCTGCCTGGTGGTCACGTCCCACAGCATCGTCTGCACGGCCCACTTCACCGCCCGGAAGGGGAAGCGGCACCACGCGCACGTCAACGTGAGCTGGTGCTTCGTGTGCTCCAAAG GAGGGAGCCTGCTGTGCTGCGAGTCCTGCCCGGCGGCCTTCCACCCCGACTGCCTCAGCATCGACATGCCCGACGGCAGCTGGTTCTGCAGCGACTGCCGGGCCGGGAAGAGGCTGCACCACCAGGACATCGTGTGGGTCAAACTCGGGAACTACAG atGGTGGCCCGCAGAAGTTTGCCATCCCAAAAATGTCCCCCCAAATATTCAGAAAATGAAGCACGAGATTGGAGAATTCCCTGTGTTTTTCTTTGGGTCTAAAGATTATTACTGGACGCATCAGGCTCGAGTGTTCCCGTACATGGAGGGGGACCGGGGCAGCCGCTACCAGGGGGTCAGCGGGATCGGCAGAGTCTTCAAAAACG CACTGCAAGAAGCGGAAGCTCGTTTCCGTGAAATCAAACTGCAGCGGGAAGCCAGAGAGACGCAGGAGAGCGAGCGGAAGCCCCCGCCCTACAAGCACATCAAG GTGAACAAGCCGTACGGGAAGGTGCAGATCTACACGGCCGACATCTCCGAGATCCCCAAGTGCAACTGCAAGCCCACGGACGAGAGCCCCTGCGGCCTGGACTCGGAGTGTCTGAACCGCATGCTCATGTTCGAGTGCCACCCGCAGGTGTGCCCCGCCGGCGAGGCCTGCCAGAACCAGAGCTTCAGCAAGCGCCAGTACCCCGAGACCAAGATCGTGCGCACCGACGGCAAGGGCTGGGGCCTGGTCGCCACGCGGGACATCCGCAAG GGGGAGTTCGTGAACGAGTACGTGGGCGAGCTGATCGACGAGGAGGAGTGCATGGCCCGGATCAAGCACGCGCAGGAGAACGACATCACGCACTTCTACATGCTCACCATCGACAAG GACCGCATCATCGACGCCGGCCCCAAAGGCAACTACTCCAGGTTCATGAACCACAGCTGCCAGCCCAACTGCGAGACCCTCAAGTGGACGGTGAACGGGGACACGCGTGTGGGCCTGTTTGCCGTGTGCGACATCCCTGCAG GCACGGAGCTGACGTTTAACTACAACCTCGACTGCCTGGGCAACGAGAAGACCGTGTGCCGGTGCGGCGCCCCCAACTGCAGCGGCTTCCTCGGCGACCGACCGAAG ACCTCCGCGGCGCTGTCTTCCGAGGACAAGGGCAAGAAGACCAGGAAGAAAGGCCGGAGGCGCCGGACCAAAGGCGAAGGGAAGAAGCAGTCGGAGGACGAGTGTTTCCGCTGCGGCGACGGCGGGCAGCTGGTGCTGTGCGACCGCAAGTCCTGCACCAAGGCCTACCACCTgtcctgcctgggcctgggcaaGCGGCCCTTCG GGAAGTGGGTGTGCCCGTGGCATCACTGTGACGTGTGCGGCAAGCCTTCGGCCTCCTTCTGCCACTTGTGCCCCAACTCGTTCTGCAAGGAGCACCACGACGCGACCGCCTTGCGCTCCACCGCGGACGGGCGCTCCTACTGCTGCGAGCACGACTCCGGGACAGAGTCCGCCGCAGGCGCCGAGGCCGAGAGCCCCTTCCCCGagcccaggaggccccagggcaggaggcGGCGGCGGTGCTGGCGGAGGGTCACGGAGGGCAAATAG